The following are encoded in a window of Candidatus Fluviicola riflensis genomic DNA:
- a CDS encoding PAS domain-containing sensor histidine kinase: MQSQEGILNALFLHATEGILVTNSKGEITRINPSAEKLFGYSAGELTGSKIEVLVPQRFSNKHEHNRTNYAHHPHARSMGLGMELYGLKKDGSEFPVEISLSPYTYAGKTFVVAFILDITLRKLAEEKLKNYSTDLEEQVKNRTLVLEEAINELEKTKKELNTSLEKEKELSEMKSRFVSMASHEFRTPLTTMMSSLSLITKYGELSDLENQAKHVGKIKKSIKNLTDILNDFLSASKLEEGKVENFPEEFNISLFMSEIISEMQGMLTGKQSLVHHHSGKEIALLDPKILKNILFNLVSNAIKFSNHEGKIELSTQVDERAIVIAVEDDGIGINEEDQENLFERFFRGSNVTHIQGTGLGLSIVARYVELMNGTIQIDSVQNQGTKVTLTILFTETESNEKNPID, encoded by the coding sequence ATGCAAAGTCAGGAAGGAATACTTAATGCACTGTTCCTGCATGCTACCGAAGGAATTTTGGTTACGAATTCAAAAGGAGAAATTACACGGATCAATCCAAGTGCAGAAAAACTATTTGGCTATTCGGCCGGTGAATTGACAGGATCAAAAATAGAAGTACTTGTTCCGCAACGATTTTCCAATAAACATGAACACAACAGGACCAATTATGCCCATCACCCACATGCACGTTCTATGGGGTTGGGAATGGAGCTTTACGGATTAAAAAAAGACGGTTCCGAATTTCCGGTGGAGATCAGTTTAAGTCCTTATACCTACGCAGGTAAAACGTTTGTAGTTGCCTTTATCCTCGATATTACGCTGCGTAAGCTCGCTGAAGAAAAACTAAAAAATTATTCAACGGACCTGGAAGAACAGGTGAAAAACAGGACACTTGTACTGGAAGAAGCGATTAATGAATTGGAGAAAACAAAAAAAGAACTCAACACTTCTCTTGAGAAAGAAAAAGAATTGAGTGAAATGAAATCCAGGTTTGTTTCCATGGCGTCTCACGAGTTTAGAACGCCCCTTACCACAATGATGTCTTCGCTCTCACTGATTACTAAATACGGTGAATTGAGTGATTTGGAGAACCAGGCTAAACACGTGGGTAAAATCAAAAAATCGATTAAAAACCTGACAGATATTCTGAATGATTTTCTTTCGGCTTCCAAGTTGGAAGAAGGCAAAGTGGAGAATTTCCCCGAAGAATTTAATATCAGCCTGTTTATGTCGGAAATCATTTCAGAAATGCAGGGAATGCTAACCGGGAAACAATCACTTGTTCATCATCATTCAGGCAAAGAAATTGCTTTACTGGATCCGAAGATCTTGAAAAACATCTTATTCAACCTTGTTTCAAACGCGATTAAATTCTCCAACCACGAGGGGAAAATTGAATTATCTACACAGGTTGACGAAAGAGCGATTGTAATTGCTGTAGAAGATGATGGCATCGGTATCAATGAAGAAGATCAGGAAAACCTGTTTGAACGCTTTTTCAGGGGGAGCAATGTCACACATATACAAGGAACCGGTTTGGGACTAAGCATCGTTGCCAGGTACGTCGAACTAATGAACGGAACGATTCAAATTGACAGCGTCCAAAACCAAGGAACAAAGGTTACGCTAACCATTTTATTCACTGAAACAGAAAGCAATGAAAAAAATCCTATTGATTGA
- the tig gene encoding trigger factor translates to MNVTRQEVNAQTALLTVQVSPEDYKGKVTASLEKYRKQAKIPGFRPGKVPMALVQKQYGKSVLAEEMNKLVSEALYKHVEDNKLDILGNPIPKEDTEIKGDFENPGEFEFTYEIGYKPAINLDLGPKTKFDYVKVKIDDTLLDKQIDDLRRRYGKLVSADKVGETDMILGQFVELNDDDTIKVGGIMHSSTTSMEFIEDKKVKASLVGKSIGDKVNVSASALTRGDKDKAAMLGVKEEELVNHSDNYQLTINDIKQMELAELNQDLFDKLFGPGAVDSEKALRARIANDLDQMFANDSDRLLTREIYRELVDKTPVSLPDEFLKRWIRLSNEKPISQEQVDAEYDNYAKDLKWQLIQGHIFKSNDIQLDHKEAIEFTKSLLANQYAQYGLPAPEEPELTTQASKALTNREEANRIYDMLAEAKLTTYFKSTVKLNNKEVSYDDFVAMASN, encoded by the coding sequence ATGAACGTAACTCGTCAAGAAGTGAACGCGCAAACAGCATTACTTACAGTGCAGGTTTCGCCAGAAGATTATAAAGGAAAAGTAACTGCTTCGCTGGAAAAATACCGCAAGCAGGCTAAAATCCCTGGATTCCGTCCGGGAAAAGTACCAATGGCTTTGGTGCAAAAACAATACGGAAAATCAGTATTGGCCGAAGAGATGAACAAATTGGTTTCGGAGGCGCTTTACAAACACGTTGAAGACAATAAACTCGATATTTTAGGGAATCCGATTCCGAAAGAAGATACCGAAATCAAAGGTGATTTCGAAAATCCGGGAGAATTTGAGTTTACATACGAAATCGGTTACAAACCGGCGATCAATCTTGATTTAGGGCCTAAAACCAAATTCGATTACGTAAAAGTAAAAATCGACGATACGTTGCTGGACAAACAAATCGATGATTTGCGTCGTCGTTACGGGAAACTGGTTTCTGCAGACAAAGTTGGCGAAACGGATATGATTCTTGGGCAATTCGTTGAATTGAACGATGACGACACGATCAAAGTGGGTGGTATCATGCATTCTTCCACCACTTCGATGGAGTTTATTGAAGACAAGAAAGTAAAAGCTTCATTGGTTGGAAAATCAATAGGCGATAAAGTAAACGTTTCCGCATCGGCACTGACACGTGGCGACAAAGACAAAGCGGCTATGTTGGGCGTGAAGGAAGAAGAACTGGTGAACCATTCTGACAATTACCAATTGACGATCAACGATATCAAACAAATGGAACTGGCTGAATTGAACCAGGATTTGTTTGACAAATTGTTCGGTCCGGGAGCGGTTGATTCTGAAAAAGCATTGCGTGCACGTATCGCAAATGATCTGGATCAAATGTTTGCTAATGATTCTGACCGTTTGTTAACACGCGAAATTTACCGCGAATTGGTTGACAAAACGCCGGTTTCATTGCCGGATGAGTTCCTGAAAAGATGGATTCGCTTGTCGAACGAAAAACCAATTTCGCAGGAACAGGTTGATGCCGAATATGACAATTACGCCAAAGATTTGAAATGGCAGTTGATCCAGGGGCACATCTTTAAATCCAATGATATTCAATTGGACCACAAGGAAGCCATTGAGTTTACAAAAAGTTTGCTGGCTAATCAGTATGCACAATACGGTTTGCCTGCTCCGGAAGAACCGGAATTGACTACACAAGCGAGCAAAGCGTTGACCAACCGTGAAGAAGCGAATCGTATCTACGATATGCTTGCTGAAGCGAAATTGACAACTTACTTCAAAAGCACGGTAAAACTAAACAACAAAGAGGTTTCCTACGATGATTTCGTAGCGATGGCTTCTAATTAA
- a CDS encoding alcohol dehydrogenase: MKAFTKIKYGGPEILCLEEVAFPELKEAHLIVKIFANSANPADWHILRGKPFFARFTFGLFKPKEKILGADFAGIVEQVGKNVSQFKVGDKVFGESLEGGAFAEYACVAENICAKMPDGTTFSDMACLPIAGLTALQALTTHGQVKKGETVLINGASGGVGHFAVQIAKELGATVTAVSSSKNVDFVKSLGADHVIAYDKENIHQHTGKYDLIVDTNGNLSFQDYKRMGQRGVMIGFTSMGHMISVLAKKAFSKFPLIQFTAEANKKDLDTLAYLIKGDKIKVHIDKTFSSERIPEAISYIEAMRTRGKVSMIWGNVDAEN; the protein is encoded by the coding sequence ATGAAAGCATTTACAAAAATCAAATATGGTGGTCCTGAAATTCTTTGTTTAGAAGAAGTAGCATTTCCGGAACTCAAAGAAGCGCACTTGATAGTTAAAATTTTTGCAAACTCAGCTAATCCAGCTGATTGGCATATTTTGAGAGGTAAGCCCTTTTTTGCCCGGTTTACTTTTGGATTATTCAAACCCAAAGAAAAAATCTTAGGTGCTGATTTTGCCGGAATAGTTGAACAAGTAGGCAAGAATGTGAGTCAGTTCAAGGTCGGGGATAAAGTATTTGGTGAATCTCTAGAAGGTGGTGCTTTTGCTGAATACGCTTGTGTAGCCGAAAATATTTGTGCCAAAATGCCTGACGGTACAACATTTTCAGATATGGCTTGCTTACCGATTGCCGGTCTGACTGCCTTACAAGCTCTAACCACCCACGGGCAGGTCAAAAAAGGAGAAACTGTTCTTATCAATGGGGCATCAGGTGGAGTTGGACATTTTGCTGTTCAAATTGCAAAAGAACTGGGGGCTACCGTTACAGCGGTTAGTTCAAGCAAAAATGTAGATTTTGTCAAGTCATTAGGTGCCGATCATGTGATTGCTTATGACAAAGAAAACATTCATCAACATACAGGAAAATACGATCTTATTGTTGATACGAATGGAAACTTAAGTTTTCAGGACTACAAACGAATGGGGCAACGCGGAGTAATGATAGGTTTTACAAGTATGGGACATATGATTTCGGTACTTGCGAAAAAGGCATTTAGTAAATTTCCGTTAATTCAATTTACAGCCGAAGCCAACAAGAAGGACTTAGACACATTAGCATATCTGATTAAAGGGGATAAAATAAAAGTTCATATTGATAAGACTTTTTCATCTGAGCGAATTCCGGAAGCAATTAGCTATATTGAAGCTATGCGTACAAGAGGAAAAGTTTCAATGATTTGGGGAAATGTTGACGCTGAAAATTAA
- a CDS encoding AraC family transcriptional regulator: protein MNTEQYPNIYLYRRIVQAKLYIDKYYSEKIDLDNISDEAHFSKFHFIRLFKSIYGKTPHQYLTKVRIEKAQQLLQQEKSVGEVCFLVGYDSLSTFSGLFSKEVGKSPTLYVAHYSQRKREIQTNPLSFVPKCYAYMHGWTENSNFEEVKK from the coding sequence ATGAACACAGAACAATATCCCAACATTTATTTATACAGACGAATTGTACAGGCCAAACTATATATAGACAAATACTATTCAGAAAAAATTGACCTTGACAATATTTCGGACGAAGCTCATTTTTCAAAATTTCACTTTATAAGGCTTTTTAAGTCTATTTATGGCAAAACCCCACACCAATATCTAACGAAGGTCAGAATTGAGAAGGCACAACAACTTCTACAACAGGAAAAATCAGTAGGTGAAGTTTGTTTTTTAGTTGGTTATGATAGTCTTAGCACATTTAGCGGGCTTTTTTCGAAAGAAGTAGGAAAGTCACCTACTCTATATGTCGCCCATTACAGTCAGCGGAAAAGAGAAATTCAAACCAACCCTTTGTCTTTTGTTCCAAAATGTTATGCCTATATGCACGGTTGGACAGAGAATAGCAATTTTGAAGAAGTAAAAAAGTAA
- a CDS encoding glyoxalase yields the protein MITKMTITNIHVIDQNSAYEFYVNKLGFKVVDDIPMGPETRWLTVSPPEQPDLQLVLFPVTVSKMFPKEIAENLIDLIRKGIFGCGVLTCNDIFATYEELKAKGVEFIKAPTKEFYGTEALFKDDSGNYFSLQPINNFDNENNI from the coding sequence ATGATTACAAAAATGACAATTACAAACATTCACGTTATAGACCAAAATAGTGCCTATGAATTTTATGTTAATAAATTAGGTTTTAAGGTGGTTGACGACATACCAATGGGACCGGAAACCCGTTGGCTGACAGTTTCGCCACCAGAACAACCCGACTTGCAATTGGTTCTATTTCCAGTTACTGTTAGCAAAATGTTTCCGAAAGAAATTGCTGAAAATTTAATTGACTTGATCAGAAAAGGAATTTTTGGCTGTGGTGTATTAACTTGTAATGACATTTTCGCCACTTATGAAGAATTAAAAGCAAAAGGCGTAGAATTTATTAAAGCGCCTACAAAAGAGTTTTATGGGACAGAAGCACTTTTCAAAGACGACTCGGGGAATTATTTTTCATTGCAACCAATAAACAATTTTGACAATGAAAACAATATTTGA
- a CDS encoding DoxX family protein, with protein MFRKLIHTDNSKTTLLIRLMVGAVFLSEGIQKFLFPDLLGAGRFAKIGLPSPEFLGSFVGSFEIVCGALVLLGLLTRFASFPLIIIILVAIATTKTEVLADKGFWEMLHVCRTDWAMFLGSIFLLIKGGGSLSVDKKIMNGGK; from the coding sequence ATGTTTCGAAAACTTATTCATACAGACAATTCAAAAACAACCTTACTTATTAGACTAATGGTTGGTGCTGTATTTCTTTCGGAAGGCATTCAAAAATTCCTATTCCCCGACTTACTCGGAGCAGGACGATTTGCGAAGATCGGCTTACCATCGCCTGAATTTTTAGGGAGTTTTGTAGGAAGTTTTGAAATTGTTTGTGGTGCATTGGTTTTACTTGGTTTGCTAACAAGGTTTGCAAGTTTTCCTTTAATCATCATTATACTTGTTGCTATCGCAACAACAAAGACTGAAGTTTTAGCCGACAAAGGATTTTGGGAAATGCTTCACGTATGCAGAACAGATTGGGCAATGTTTTTAGGTAGTATTTTTCTATTAATCAAAGGCGGTGGTTCTTTGTCTGTGGACAAAAAGATAATGAATGGTGGAAAATAA